One Scophthalmus maximus strain ysfricsl-2021 chromosome 1, ASM2237912v1, whole genome shotgun sequence genomic region harbors:
- the LOC118308091 gene encoding proline-rich protein 2-like has protein sequence MTTCRQQKEQFAFRSEVVGSIVSRRKRTPSPVCPSRLISSRAPLGPGPPSAQGPPPLRAPLGPGPPSSQGPSPPRAPPHSRPLPTQGPSPLRAPLRSGTPLRPGPLSARGSSPLGAPHRSGPLSAQEPLSAPGPSPLGAPPHSGPLTAQGPSPLRNPSPPRAPPHSRPLPTQGPSPLRAPLRSGTPLRPGPLSARGSSPLGAPHRSGPLSAQEPLSAPGPSPLGAPPHSGPLTAQGPSPLRNPSPPRAPLRSGLCPTRGPSPLRAPLRSGTPLRPGPLSARGSAPLGAPHRSGPLSAQEPLSAPGPSPLGAPPHSGLLPTQGPSPLRERGTGPQVTSHPVTTP, from the exons ATGACAACCTGCCGACAGCAGAAG GAGCAGTTCGCCTTCAGGTCGGAGGTCGTGGGGTCGATCGTCtccaggaggaagagg ACGCCGTCGCCCGTCTGTCCATCCCGTCTCATCTCGTCTCGGGCCCCTCTCGGCCCCGGGCCCCCCTCCGCTCAgggcccccctcctctcaggGCCCCTCTCGGCCCCgggcccccctcctctcaggGGCCCTCTCCGCCCCGGGCCCCTCCCCACTCACGGCCCCTCCCCACTCAGGGCCCCTCACCGCTCAGGGCCCCTCTCCGCTCAGGAACCCCTCTCCGCCCCGGGCCCCTCTCCGCTCGGGGCTCCTCCCCACTCGGGGCCCCTCACCGCTCAGGGCCCCTCTCCGCTCAGGAACCCCTCTCCGCCCCGGGCCCCTCTCCGCTCGGGGCCCCTCCCCACTCGGGGCCCCTCACCGCTCAGGGCCCCTCTCCGCTCAGGAACCCCTCTCCGCCCCGGGCCCCTCCCCACTCACGGCCCCTCCCCACTCAGGGCCCCTCACCGCTCAGGGCCCCTCTCCGCTCAGGAACCCCTCTCCGCCCCGGGCCCCTCTCCGCTCGGGGCTCCTCCCCACTCGGGGCCCCTCACCGCTCAGGGCCCCTCTCCGCTCAGGAACCCCTCTCCGCCCCGGGCCCCTCTCCGCTCGGGGCTCCTCCCCACTCGGGGCCCCTCACCGCTCAGGGCCCCTCTCCGCTCAGGAACCCCTCTCCGCCCCGGGCCCCTCTCCGCTCGGGGCTCTGCCCCACTCGGGGCCCCTCACCGCTCAGGGCCCCTCTCCGCTCAGGAACCCCTCTCCGCCCCGGGCCCCTCTCCGCTCGGGGCTCCGCCCCACTCGGGGCTCCTCACCGCTCAGGGCCCCTCTCCGCTCAGGAACCCCTCTCCGCCCCGGGCCCCTCTCCGCTCGGGGCTCCGCCCCACTCGGGGCTCCTCCCCACTCAGGGCCCCTCTCCGCTCAGGGAGAGGGGCACTGGGCCCCAGGTAACATCCCACCCTGTGACGACcccctga